CCCGTTGCCATTTACTCGCCGGTGTTTGACCGCAGGTTCTTTTCAGTGCCAGCCCGCGCTGATGAACTTGACAGGGATGTGAAGCTGGGCAGCTCTGAGGAAGAAAACTGCGCAGCGGAAGTGGAGACGCGCGAGACCGAGGCGGGAAGCGCGCGGGGAAAAGAGCGTCAGTGCCCTGCTTTCCAAAGTCGCGCGCCCACAAGGTTTAACTTTCAGGTTAGTTGgaatgttttgggttttttttttgtttgtttttgtttttaaatgcactGTCAAATGCTTTGGGCACtctgacttttattttaatttttttgtcctCTCTAGTTCCTGGAGCAGAAATATGGCTATTACCACTGCAGCAAGTGTAACATCCGCTGGGAGAGCGCGTACGTGTGGTGCATCTCCGGAACTTGCAAGGTAGCTGAACATGCTAGTTGGTCGCGAGACCGGAAACGTACTCCACTCCATGTGACACTCAGCACTCTACCAGTACCTCGATATATAGGCTCGGATATTCGAGATTACTGGAACGATTATAAACTGCTCAACACTGAGTGATGGAGAGAAGTCATGGCTCACCGGTAGCCTGTGTGCATCACTATTCAGAGCACATGCTTGCAAAAGTCTGCTTTAGAAGTTATTCCTTTTTCTATTAATCACTCTACATGCTGGCTATGtagtaaatataattttacCATGTATAGAATACTGCACTTTGGCATTACATCACACTTTAATTTTATCAATACAATTAGAAGTTTTTAATCTCAATGAAATGTTGTATTGTCAGTAGTGCTTGAAGTATTGGACAGATTGCTTAAGCTTTGCAGATGTGTTCTTggggtcctttttttttttttttttttttttttttttttatgcctgGTTAAATGGGCAGAACCTGTTATTGCAATATAAGTGTGAAATACAACTAGGTTGCCCCATCACCAGTCCTGAATTGAGCAGGTTCCTGTCTCTGGTCCTGGACAGTTTCCTTTCTCTAACATGACCACCTCATCTCAGGAAGGGCTTTTAGAAAGGGATGGGGGTAGTGGGGAAGCATTACTCCAGGACCACCTTGGGAACCAGTGTTGCAGCACATGAACGAGAACCTTGCTGCATACCACAGCGCACAGGGAGAAAAGAATTGTCTGTAATACCCTGCTACAGCACCCTAACTCCAACACCCACCGTGCAGCATGCACTTGCCTTACATTAGGAGTAGTCTTTAATATATTTTGGAATGTAACTGGATGTGAATCCATTCTTGCCAAGCACCAAGTGTTTGTATATTGGCTTGGAGTATGTTTCTGACCTcagcttttcatttttgtgaaatGGATAACCTTGTAATGCTCTACATTCTACCAGGTGTACTTCAAGCAGCACTGCAGAAAGTGCCAGGCTGGCCTGAACCCATACAGAGTGGAGTCGATTCAGTGTCAGGTTGGGTACTGCCTGTTTTAATCAGCTTTCCGTTGTGATTGTAGGCTTGAATATgtatggggggggggggtaatgCAGTGGATCTGCTGAGGTTGGtgtgggtttttatttattattattaaattgacTATTGCTTTTGTTAATTCCTGTATCTTACCATTCCAGTGATCCcatcaagcagcacaagcacaCCAGCAGGTTTCCTATTGGTCACAGTTTATTTTCTGCTCAGGTATGTGCACGGACACGCTGCTGCTGTGAGCGGAAGCAGAGGCACATTGACATTCGGCGTCCTCACCGCCAGGACCTGTGTGGCCGCTGCAAGGGCAAGAGGCTGTCCTGCGACACTACCTACAGCTTCAAATACATAGTCTGACTGTCTCTAACCAAATTTTTATAGTATTGTTGGCAATGAACTTTTGTATTGTATATCTATTAAACTCTGAATAAAAGGTACTGCAGCATGATCATGTCTTGTCTCAGTCTTAAATGTTaggttgtggttttttttttttttttttttttttttttttttttaaatagcctGCCAGCAAGATGTCAAGACAACATAGTGTAGATGGGCATGAGTTTGtctggattcattttctattccCTTCCCTGGAATAACCTCTTAACAGTTCTTCCGAATGCCACTAGAGTAGTCCAAAAATCTCTGCAGAGAAGCCAGTGTGATTCTCACAGGACAAGATTCTCCTGACTCTGGTATTTACTAGTCGTAGTCTGTGTAGTGCTATAATGTCACGTGAGTTTTGGATGTCAAATCCTGGTTTTTCTGTTTGGCAAACAACCATACATTGGGGGGGggcgcaacagaaaagtatGTCGTATTGTTGGGTTTGAATTGTGAGTACAATTCCTGACTATGTATCAGGAGTCTAGAgggcaaaactggccatgctgaCTGGGTAGGATGGATTGCATACACTTTCCCTTGTCAGAGATGCACTAACCAATcatgagcatctgtgagctcatgtatgtggaagacaGTAGATGGCACTTGTAATTTTCTTTGGGTGTGTTATGCTGCTCTGTGCATGAGCAgctgtttgaaaagatgtggttggcttgcttcatgtgtcttgggttccccagagggacaatTGAAGGACCCTTAAGGGTTGCAGATTTGAGTTTGTGAGTATAAGCTTACCTTTATGGTATATGTACTTTGGGTATTTCAATATAAAGGCATTAAAGGCAGTGGAATCACAAGTCATTATTCTGGGGTGAATAATGTTCTCTGAAGGTGTGTTGGATTAGTTGAGTGTTCTTAACTCCCTAAAATTGTCATTTGGGACATTTTCTGATATGAAACtatgttgtagggttctacacagaacctagAAGCaacagatttttatatttatttttcaaatatgcataaattgagaaaaatttaaaataattgattttttttttacaccataaTCCACTCAATATCAAAcaaccaaacagaaaaaaatcctgaCGATGATAGTCATGCATGGCTCGTAACCAAGCAGGCAAAATTGGCCGTTccctctgggtgggagggatgcaCACTCTCCCCTGGCAATCACAGCAACATTGGCCAATCTTGGGTATCTGTGAGCTCGAGTATGCGGAAGAGGGGAGATTTCCACTCTCCTCCAAGTGTTATGCAGCATGACCAGCAGTTTCAAAAGATGAGGTTGATTAGCTTTGCATAACGCAGAAGCAGCATGTGTTCACCCTCCCCGGTTGGTAACTGGGTAGAGGAGCGGTGGCTGGGAATtggcaggagaaaaaaaaagtttgtgctTGCCTTGGCCAAATTGAACCAGTGAGCTGCGATTTGTCACACAAAAAAATGGTCATTCTGCTAACTCTGAGAATACAATCATATCCACTCTCTAAGccttgtttctctttctctgttctaTGCGAATTTCCATGCCATGGTTTCTTCACTGTATGCCATCCTTCAAATTTTGGTGTGAATAATATAAGTTAAAATCTTTGGAACATTAGTCAAAATCTTAAAAAGATTgctaaataaatttgtttaatgTTCTTTTTGTACTCAATTGTTTTGCTAAGCTCTCCCTTAGAGTCCCTGCAACCTTCCAACACCTCAGGCATAATACTGCCGCCTAACTAGATGACATCATCTTTCGCTCTGAGAGCTGAGCAGTACATCTGGTCCACCTCTAGGGGGTACTGGAGAGACTTCAATGAGCTGAAGATGTGTCAAGGCTTTGCTTACAGCCAATTTGAAGAAATGTTACTTGGGACTCACAGAAACACAATACTTGTGATCTATGGTTGTGTTTGTCCCGCTGAAGTCCCAGGAAAAAGCAGTGATAATCAGGATGTTCCCACAACGTCTCCCCTTTTCATCAAAAAAGGGCCAGACAGAGAAGGTGAGGAACTGAGGCTTATGAATCTGCACTTCAGCGAACTTTGAATTCAGAGGTGAGGAACATCccatcatatactgtatatttgtagaCAACTCTCTAATGTCAATAATCTCCCTACATAAAATAGTCAGTCTGTTAATGATTTCTGGTGGTTAGTGCTGGTCTGTGTATGGTCATGCTGGTTGACTGCTAGAAGCCTACTGATAACACTGGTCTTACTGGTGCAGCTAGCATGGTCTGTACTGGTTATGTTCCATTTAAATTTCgaacatatttgtaaatgtcaGAGAGAGATCTAAAAAATCTGATTGTGACAGCTGAAACTGAGGTTAAATATACATAAGCACATTTATTTTGCTCTTACCTTATTTTGAGATTGAGACCTACACAATTATTGAAATGAAGTACTGGTAATGGTTTGTGACTGAAAAGTAGTGTTATGATTCAGATGATAGAGGTAACAAATTATTAATCTGCTAagtctttatttttacatgacaCTTGACAGCACCAAACAAAATTACTTCACAAAAGCTGTAAAAGTAACtatatacacagtgtaaaaCCCCTAATCTAAGACTTTTTCCCTAAGGAAAACAATGTACAATCTCTGCTGGCATGCACATTTCTGAACACAAAACAAATGACCCACATGAGAAGAGCTCCCTTTTGGACTTTGTacaaatgggtttttttttgcagttaatttaaatagttttaataaatcataagtACAACAATGCATGCTTGGCAGTTTTGAATGACACATTATAGAACAATTTCTCAGATAAAAATGCATGTTGGTATATCTTGACAATACAAGTGAGCAAGAGGCAAGTCTGTATACAGTAGAAAGCGACACATTTCAAAAAGTAAAGGGCCTAATAGTGTCACTAACATTAACCAACAATTGGATATATTGATATTTACCAGCTTactggttttgttttgtatggCAGCTAAATTTcagcatgcctgtgtgtgtgcgtgcatgtaaatgttaatttcaGTGTTAAACAGGTAGTGATGAACAGGCTCAAACACagttacaaaaagaaaaagctctCTGGTGTGTCTAATTCACAGAACATTCTTGAGCAGTATCAGTAGAAAGGCATCCAGTTCAGTTTATCCTTCATTGCACTTTTCCCAAtgaacaatatacagtacagacACAATTTAGTACAAAGTTCCAATCAGCTTTGCTGTTTCCTTATAAAAAAACGCAGCATTTGTCCTCAGTAGCAAACACAACCTAGTCTTCCtttgtgatgtttgatgttgaAAGCTCAACATAGTGCaattacataaacatataaaaatgtgagAGCGTGACTTAATCTGAAGCATCACACAGTAACAGTTCTGTTTCTCCAGAATTGCTGCACATTTGAGAGCCTGAAGACAAGCTCACTTTCAGGACCCCCTTCTTCCTATTCCATGCAATCAAGGGCAATTCTCTGATTTTTCCTAAGTAATGTGCTAGTTTGTAGGACAGAGCCGGGAGAGGGCTGCAGCACTCCCAGACAGCGCAGTGGATATGGCCTGGATCGGGTGGGGGCAGTAGTGAATGAGTGTAGAGGAGGGGCTGAGTGTCTAAGGAGGGATCCAGCGCTGCTTTGGAGTGCTGCACACTTCCTGTCAGAGACTCACTGCTGAAGCGCTGGAGTCCGGGAGGCAGGATGAAATGAGCCGGGAGTCCTGAGCGCGCCGGATCATATCCCGAATCTCACTGCTGAGCTCCATGAGCTCGGTGCTGACCTGCCCCGCATCCTGCTCAGAGCCCACCAGGGCAAACATGCCTGTCTGGCCCAGAGACTGGTGACGGAAATAGATGCTCAGCAGGGTCTGGACTTCGTCCTCTGAACTGCTGCCAAAGATGTCATTTGGCCAAAGCAGTCTGtagaaatgaaggaaaaaggACAACATATAAATTTACTATATTTCCTcatttaaatatctaaatactgaataatatataaatacttaCACAAAGTTACATTTTGGGTCCTTTGTTAATGTAGatctacatgcacacacatttatttaatatgctGATGCTTGAGCATGCGTCTGAGTGGTTCACTTCATCTAATTACAATACTTGGTCTCTCCCTTGTGGCCAAAGATATATATTATTGGTGTCACATTGCCACAGGTAACAACTCTTACACTCTGCAAATCTCAAATCACAAAGCTTATTCTGCTAATAATAAACTCTGATATGGTCATTTAAGTCTGGAGTTCTGTAATTTTGAAGatatgttaccaagaaactgaatctgttCTGAACTGATTGCTACATGACATTTCTGGATGTCTCCATTTTAAATAAGctagttgtgtgtatgtgtggttgtgtgtgtgtgtgtgtgtgtgtggagacatgtttttaaattcaattcaatttttagataaatagcacttttaacaatggacacaatgcagctttatagaaatccacatacagatccctaatgagcaagccagaggcgacagtggcaagggaaGCCCcacacaaggataggaatatctgacaatttTGACATTGTGGGGACATTTAGTTGGTCCCCACAAAGAAAACAACCTTTTTATAAAAACctgcagttattatttatttcctatTGGCTTCTGAGGTTAGGGATAGATTTaggtgttgtttgtgtgtttgtgtgtgtgtgtgtgtgtctgtgtgtgtgtgcatgtgtgaccTGCACTGGCGGATGTGGCAGATGGCTGTAGTATAATGCCTGTTCTTCAGGCACTCAAGCACAGCCTGTACTGCTGCCTCTGATGTGGTGAAGATGGGTTGAATTCTGGGTTGTTGTTGGCCCTCCTGATTACTCGCTACTCCTGCTGCCAACCGCAGACTGGCTTTCAGCTCCCCGAGCTCACGGGACATGTTCGACAACTGCGAGACAGAACAGAATAAGGCGTCAAAATGAGATACTGTCTTTACGGGCATAAGTCAAAATGCTACTTGTAAATTGTCACTTGACAATTTTCTGCACTACTTCAGATGCACTGCTAACCCAGACCATTTTCTGAGTGTATAACAATACTACTGTAGCATTTATCTGGACTTGCACACTTCATGTATGCTAGTACCATATAGTTTACAAATGGTCACAGTACCTCTGGCACAGAGCTGATAGCGCTGACTTTACTGATCAGTTTACAGTAGCACTGAAAAAGGAGCAGGAGCTGAAAATGCAGTTTGTAGAGACGCTGACACAGTTCCAGTTGCTGAAGAgaacaaaatacagaaatatcaCACAACGTATGTTCtggataaaatataaataaaacgcAGTGCTGTACTTGGTCTACACAGTCTTTCACGGACTGGCAATGTTAACACGGCATATGAGAGAACTTCATCTTGTTTTGGACTTACAGCCAGTGTTTCCATTTGCTGCATTGTAAGCATGTCAGAAGACAAGACGAAATTGAGAGAGGAGAATTACAAGGTGTTAATAAAAGAGCATGCACACAGTGAGATTCAACCCAGTAGCATAAAAGTGTCTTGTGATTAGTGgatcattattattagactGAACCTTGAAGCTTGCTTATATTATTCATGCAGAAGATAAAATCATATATggggtgaaaaagaaaaagagcacatATTCCACCAAAGTAGAAAGAAGGCTATGGCATAACTTAATATAAAACATAGATTTCAACACTGCAGTGCAGCTGAATTTCTGGCATTCTTATGGTTTGTGATTTCTTTACAAAGACATTCTTCCTGTCCAGGGAAgcctgtatattttattttacctgCTCTCACCATAATCAGCTCACAAAGATTTGAAGATGTGAAACGAAAATTAGTTGATGAGGTCCTACACATGAGAACTGACTATAACTATTCCCATTTCATGCCTGCATATTGTTCTTATAGTCACAATGCTGATGTTCGTACTGTTAGTACTAA
This is a stretch of genomic DNA from Pangasianodon hypophthalmus isolate fPanHyp1 chromosome 17, fPanHyp1.pri, whole genome shotgun sequence. It encodes these proteins:
- the zar1l gene encoding ZAR1-like protein isoform X1, with product MEALTFSAYNFSGYPGYFPFYHGNTKFKPQNWNKKGSFGVMPEIPDYFEIYKRAQLKAILSQVNPNLTPRVRKANTREFGVQVNPKVNATVQCSLGPKTLFYREDKWEVKASSPLRASVPSTPVNSVRFSRPVAIYSPVFDRRFFSVPARADELDRDVKLGSSEEENCAAEVETRETEAGSARGKERQCPAFQSRAPTRFNFQFLEQKYGYYHCSKCNIRWESAYVWCISGTCKVYFKQHCRKCQAGLNPYRVESIQCQVCARTRCCCERKQRHIDIRRPHRQDLCGRCKGKRLSCDTTYSFKYIV